The Ornithodoros turicata isolate Travis chromosome 9, ASM3712646v1, whole genome shotgun sequence genome includes a region encoding these proteins:
- the LOC135369163 gene encoding uncharacterized protein LOC135369163, with product MQRILEDASHFITLPNDPTQKSERRLVDHLRDLKKKERLDEVTYRRLFSSDGLTPRLYGLPKIHKTDCPLRPIVSFIGSPTYNLSKHLVDLITPVTGRNGLTLSNSKEFVRLIQDQVADDNDIMVSFDVVSLFTNVPTALAVKVAEARLRDDSTLPTRTSLTVEDIIILLRFCLNQSHFSFRGQVYHQIEGCPMGSPVSVTMANLVMEYVEESAFQRLTHNIKFYRRYVDDTFVILNRNLLDEFHSTLNSIEPSIQFTCELEQENRLPFLDVSVHRLTTGLIQTSVYRKPCDTGNFLNFESYHPIEHKRSVVRTLLQRCEDFASCPEKRTSEETIIKESLMKRGYPLRFFENTRKRMQEPRTRRKDDFRHGIVTIPYVKGVSESIRRALLPLKIKTAFKPCLKLRSLISKPKDHIPPESQTGVVYKVQCLGCEVSYIGETGRKRSTRLKEHERDVRNSTNATRSKTELTEHCWNTDHSFDYANAVTLAREQRWGPRKLLESWHLRGEPSVCNTNRGPLPEVFADLVK from the coding sequence ATGCAGAGGATCCTCGAGGATGCTTCCCATTTCATCACGCTGCCGAATGATCCTACTCAGAAATCTGAACGCCGTCTTGTCGATCACCTCCGTGACCTCAAGAAAAAGGAACGCCTCGATGAAGTGACGTATCGACGCCTGTTCTCGTCGGATGGCTTAACACCTAGACTCTACGGCCTCCCCAAAATTCACAAGACTGATTGCCCCTTACGACCCATCGTTTCTTTTATTGGATCCCCAACATACAACCTGTCGAAACATCTTGTGGATTTAATCACCCCAGTCACCGGACGGAATGGTCTGACACTGTCTAACTCCAAGGAGTTCGTTCGTTTGATTCAAGATCAAGTCGCCGATGACAACGACATCATGGTCTCTTTTGATGTTGTCTCCCTTTTCACTAACGTCCCCACAGCGTTAGCAGTGAAAGTGGCTGAAGCACGACTACGTGACGACAGCACCCTTCCCACACGTACGTCTCTCACAGTGGAGGACATTATCATCCTGCTACGCTTCTGTCTGAACCAATCCCATTTTTCGTTCCGGGGGCAGGTCTATCATCAGATTGAAGGTTGTCCGATGGGCAGCCCGGTGTCCGTGACAATGGCTAATCTCGTCATGGAATATGTTGAAGAATCTGCCTTCCAACGATTAACCCACAACATCAAGTTCTACCGACGGTATGTCGACGACACTTTCGTGATTCTAAATCGCAACCTCCTAGACGAATTCCATTCGACCCTGAACAGCATTGAACCGTCCATTCAGTTCACTTGCGAACTTGAACAAGAGAACCGGCTCCCCTTCCTGGACGTGTCCGTACACAGGCTCACCACCGGCCTGATTCAAACTTCCGTCTACCGCAAGCCCTGTGATACCGGTAATTTCCTAAatttcgaatcctaccatccgATTGAACACAAACGCAGTGTAGTGAGAACCCTGCTTCAACGCTGTGAAGATTTCGCCTCTTGCCCGGAAAAACGTACGTCCGAGGAGACGATAATCAAGGAGTCACTCATGAAACGAGGATACCCGCTACGTTTCTTTGAgaacacacgaaaacgcatgcaAGAACCCAGGACCCGAAGGAAAGATGATTTCCGACACGGCATCGTCACCATCCCATACGTCAAAGGTGTATCAGAATCCATTCGGCGAGCCCTCCTCCCGTTAAAAATCAAGACTGCATTCAAGCCCTGCCTGAAACTTCGTTCACTGATTTCTAAGCCAAAAGACCATATTCCCCCTGAGTCCCAGACGGGTGTTGTGTATAAAGTACAGTGTCTCGGTTGCGAGGTGTCCTACATTGGAGAGACGGGCCGCAAGCGCagtacaagactaaaagagcacgaaCGAGATGTCCGCAACTCAACAAACGCAACGCGATCTAAGACAGAGCTCACCGAGCATTGTTGGAACACAGATCACTCTTTTGACTACGCAAATGCTGTGACCTTAGCCAGGGAACAAAGGTGGGGCCCCAGGAAACTGCTTGAGTCATGGCACCTGCGAGGAGAACCttcagtgtgtaataccaatcgcggccccctccccgaagtgttcgccgacctggttaagtaa